One segment of Nitrospirota bacterium DNA contains the following:
- the purH gene encoding bifunctional phosphoribosylaminoimidazolecarboxamide formyltransferase/IMP cyclohydrolase, translating into MKKIERAVISVSNKTGLLDFSKQLKDLGVEILSTGGTAKFLRENGVQVKDISEFTGFPEILDGRVKTLHPKVHGGLLGRRDLPAHQEQMKENGILPIDMVVVNLYPFESTISKPNVSFEEAIENIDIGGPAMLRSAAKNFTDVAVVVDPADYERVINEMKEQQGKLIEGTLYQLAKKVFLHTSRYDSMIAGYLERQLKKDPSMKEEFPLFLNLSYEKNQNLRYGENPHQRGAFYKDNHSLEPSVAKASLLHGKEMSYNNFLDANSSFELVKEYQETCVVIVKHNNPCGVAVGPSAAEAYRRAKGTDPISAFGGVIAFNQPVDLEAAKEITSTFVEVVIAPSFQEDALFELKRKKDIRLLSTGPLLNEHQDKFEFKKITGGLLYQDRDLGIIKNIKELKVVTRRKPSEKEYAAMEFAWKVCKHVKSNAIIFAFDGQTLGIGAGQMSRIDSVQLAVSKAQKPLSGAVMASDAFFPFRDGLDAAFKAGIRAVIQPGGSIKDSEVIQAADEHDITMVFTGMRHFRH; encoded by the coding sequence ATGAAAAAAATAGAGCGCGCGGTTATCAGTGTTTCAAATAAAACCGGTTTATTGGACTTTTCAAAACAATTAAAAGATTTAGGCGTTGAAATTCTTTCAACGGGTGGAACGGCGAAGTTTCTCCGTGAAAACGGGGTGCAGGTCAAAGATATTTCGGAATTTACCGGTTTTCCTGAAATACTGGACGGTCGGGTAAAGACCCTTCATCCGAAAGTCCATGGCGGACTTCTTGGAAGAAGAGACTTGCCGGCGCATCAAGAACAGATGAAAGAAAACGGGATTCTGCCCATCGATATGGTGGTTGTCAATCTTTATCCTTTTGAATCGACGATTTCAAAACCAAATGTCTCTTTTGAAGAGGCAATTGAAAATATCGACATCGGGGGTCCTGCGATGCTCAGGTCTGCGGCAAAAAATTTTACGGACGTCGCCGTGGTCGTCGATCCTGCTGACTATGAGCGGGTCATCAACGAAATGAAGGAACAGCAGGGAAAGCTGATCGAAGGAACCCTGTACCAGCTGGCAAAAAAAGTATTTCTCCACACCTCTCGTTATGATTCGATGATTGCCGGCTACCTCGAACGGCAATTAAAAAAAGACCCTTCGATGAAGGAAGAGTTCCCCCTTTTCTTGAACCTGTCTTATGAAAAAAACCAGAATTTAAGGTATGGCGAAAATCCCCATCAAAGAGGTGCCTTTTATAAAGACAATCATTCATTGGAACCTTCCGTCGCAAAGGCTTCTTTACTTCATGGAAAAGAGATGTCCTACAATAATTTTCTGGATGCGAACAGTTCCTTTGAATTGGTAAAAGAATACCAGGAGACCTGCGTGGTGATCGTGAAGCATAATAATCCTTGCGGGGTTGCGGTTGGGCCTTCAGCGGCCGAAGCCTACCGTAGAGCCAAGGGAACCGACCCGATATCAGCCTTTGGGGGAGTGATCGCTTTTAATCAACCGGTTGACCTCGAAGCCGCGAAAGAAATCACCTCCACTTTTGTTGAAGTCGTCATCGCCCCCTCTTTTCAGGAAGATGCCCTCTTTGAACTAAAGCGAAAAAAGGATATACGGCTCCTTTCAACAGGTCCCCTTTTAAACGAGCACCAGGATAAATTTGAATTTAAGAAAATTACAGGCGGGTTGCTCTATCAAGACCGGGATCTTGGCATCATTAAAAATATTAAAGAACTTAAAGTCGTCACCAGACGAAAACCCTCTGAAAAAGAATATGCGGCAATGGAATTTGCGTGGAAAGTCTGCAAACATGTGAAATCCAACGCGATTATTTTCGCTTTTGATGGTCAAACGCTTGGAATTGGGGCCGGACAGATGAGCAGAATTGATTCCGTTCAATTGGCGGTGTCAAAAGCCCAAAAACCGTTGTCGGGAGCCGTGATGGCTTCTGATGCCTTTTTCCCTTTCAGAGATGGTTTGGACGCGGCATTTAAGGCGGGGATTCGGGCGGTTATCCAACCCGGAGGCTCGATTAAAGACTCTGAGGTCATTCAAGCCGCCGATGAACACGACATTACGATGGTTTTCACCGGAATGAGGCACTTCCGTCATTGA
- a CDS encoding DUF4337 domain-containing protein, whose protein sequence is MSEFEQQQLEKLEETIHELEEERKEHTLEEKKISWIKYVALSTALIAVLAAIATLKSNMHTNNALLSKNSSILAQARASDQWAYYQAKGIKGIIYESQKEMIGEMAKGSKLPQKYEEKVKKYKDEQGEIKTKAEELEKQAEENSKKSSENMEHHHGFALSEVMFQVAIALSSVAAMTKRKELWFLGLLLSGLGLVYFLDGFFLFI, encoded by the coding sequence ATGTCAGAATTTGAACAACAACAACTCGAAAAACTCGAAGAAACGATTCATGAACTGGAGGAAGAAAGAAAAGAACACACTCTGGAAGAAAAAAAAATTTCCTGGATAAAATATGTCGCGTTGAGCACGGCCCTGATCGCCGTCCTGGCCGCAATCGCAACCTTGAAATCCAACATGCACACCAATAACGCGCTTCTGTCAAAAAACTCTTCCATTCTTGCTCAAGCGCGGGCTTCGGATCAATGGGCCTATTATCAGGCAAAAGGGATCAAAGGGATCATCTACGAATCTCAAAAAGAGATGATCGGGGAAATGGCAAAAGGGTCAAAACTGCCCCAAAAATACGAAGAAAAGGTAAAAAAATACAAAGATGAACAGGGAGAAATTAAAACAAAAGCGGAAGAACTCGAAAAGCAGGCGGAGGAAAACAGTAAAAAATCTTCCGAAAACATGGAACATCACCACGGGTTCGCTTTGTCTGAAGTGATGTTTCAAGTGGCCATTGCGCTGTCGTCGGTTGCCGCAATGACCAAACGAAAGGAACTCTGGTTTTTAGGCTTACTCTTATCCGGGCTTGGATTAGTTTACTTCCTGGATGGGTTCTTCCTTTTTATTTAA
- a CDS encoding class I SAM-dependent methyltransferase — protein sequence MTNNVKGFIEMVNVQQGDAVHSAGEVKNVVNNYQRLSDLYSQIIVSQPFFINCYALYDKLLDKILKGKKFGTLLDVGCGGGVQTVVLAAHADKVTGIDISNEFVEVAKKRCSHLSNVRFQIENACQLPFQDNIFDGIVSYGDVLSHIIEGYELALSEMARVVKPGGWITFEVDNKWNIGMVYVPREIKEALKVKEKGHATREWQGMFFKTFTPSELKRLLKKFNLEVVEWHGHNIFASLVPDRYLLEEKRTFLGSAAIFLGKIDLFLSGVFPFNRFGFNHMLIVRKRN from the coding sequence ATGACAAATAACGTAAAGGGATTTATTGAAATGGTCAATGTGCAACAGGGAGATGCCGTTCATTCGGCTGGGGAAGTGAAAAACGTTGTAAACAATTATCAAAGGCTATCGGATTTATACAGCCAGATTATTGTTTCTCAACCCTTTTTTATCAACTGTTATGCCTTATACGACAAGCTGTTGGATAAAATATTAAAAGGCAAGAAGTTCGGAACGCTTCTGGATGTCGGGTGCGGCGGCGGCGTCCAAACCGTTGTCCTGGCGGCTCATGCGGACAAAGTCACGGGAATTGATATTTCCAATGAGTTTGTCGAGGTAGCCAAGAAAAGATGTTCCCATCTCTCAAATGTCCGGTTTCAAATCGAAAATGCCTGTCAGCTCCCTTTTCAAGATAATATTTTTGACGGCATCGTTTCTTATGGAGATGTTTTAAGCCATATTATCGAGGGTTATGAGCTGGCGCTTTCAGAAATGGCAAGAGTCGTCAAACCGGGAGGGTGGATCACCTTTGAGGTGGACAATAAATGGAATATCGGAATGGTTTATGTCCCCCGCGAAATCAAAGAAGCGTTAAAAGTCAAAGAGAAGGGACACGCCACCCGTGAATGGCAGGGGATGTTTTTTAAAACCTTTACCCCTTCTGAGCTGAAGAGACTTTTGAAAAAATTTAATTTAGAAGTCGTAGAATGGCATGGGCACAACATTTTCGCCTCTTTGGTCCCGGACCGGTATTTATTGGAAGAAAAAAGAACCTTTTTGGGGTCGGCAGCTATTTTTCTGGGAAAGATCGATCTTTTCCTTTCGGGAGTTTTCCCTTTTAACCGGTTTGGATTTAATCACATGCTCATTGTAAGGAAAAGAAATTAA
- a CDS encoding phosphomannomutase/phosphoglucomutase, with translation MGSYQRIREGSMINKAIFREYDIRGVYDRELTLETALLLGKAIGTQLRKKNILRMTLGRDVRTSSGDLHQALLEGLLFTGVHVVDIGVCPTPLLYFSLYHLGVQGGVMITGSHNPPEYNGFKICMDRDSIYGDDIQNLYRMVEAKEFVSGVGTSSSEEIIPAYIENLISRFPGLKVKNPLKVVIDSGNGTAGLVAPELLKTLGFDLVELFSEADGRFPNHHPDPTVEKNLSDLINRVQKEKADVGIAYDGDADRIGVVDELGNILWGDKLLLLFSREILKHSPKATIISEVKSTHLLYEDIQRNGGNAIMWKAGHSLIKAKMKETKAALGGEMSGHIFFADRYFGFDDAIYASCRLLEILVSGKKPLSSLLSDVPKTFATPEIRVDCPDSLKFKIVDRLKQKLAPLYKVYDVDGVRVLFDDGWGLVRASNTQPVLVLRFEATTEKRLKEIQAEIEGVLDEVKKNF, from the coding sequence ATGGGCTCTTATCAACGGATCAGGGAAGGATCAATGATCAATAAGGCTATTTTCAGAGAGTACGATATCAGGGGAGTCTATGACCGTGAATTGACATTGGAAACGGCTCTCCTTCTCGGCAAGGCCATCGGCACGCAATTAAGGAAAAAAAACATCTTGCGAATGACGCTGGGGCGCGATGTCAGAACAAGCTCTGGCGATTTGCATCAGGCTTTGTTAGAAGGTCTTTTGTTTACCGGAGTCCATGTCGTAGACATCGGCGTCTGTCCAACTCCTCTCCTTTATTTTTCTTTATACCATTTAGGCGTTCAGGGCGGTGTGATGATTACGGGGAGTCACAATCCTCCTGAATATAATGGGTTTAAGATTTGCATGGACAGGGATTCCATTTACGGAGACGATATTCAAAATCTTTACCGAATGGTTGAAGCGAAGGAATTCGTTTCCGGCGTAGGCACCTCCTCCTCCGAAGAAATTATTCCCGCTTATATCGAAAATCTGATCTCCCGTTTTCCAGGTCTTAAAGTTAAAAATCCATTGAAGGTCGTCATTGATTCCGGAAATGGAACGGCGGGCCTGGTTGCCCCCGAACTTCTTAAAACGCTGGGTTTCGATTTAGTTGAGCTTTTCAGTGAAGCTGACGGGCGGTTTCCGAATCATCATCCCGATCCCACTGTTGAAAAAAATCTTTCTGATCTTATTAACAGGGTTCAGAAGGAAAAAGCGGACGTCGGAATCGCCTATGACGGTGATGCGGACCGTATAGGGGTGGTTGATGAGCTGGGGAATATTCTTTGGGGCGACAAACTTTTATTGCTCTTTTCAAGGGAGATTCTAAAGCACTCTCCAAAAGCCACCATCATCTCGGAAGTTAAATCGACTCACCTCTTATATGAAGATATTCAACGGAATGGCGGAAACGCCATCATGTGGAAAGCCGGTCATTCGCTGATTAAGGCCAAAATGAAGGAGACTAAAGCCGCTCTCGGGGGAGAAATGAGCGGGCATATCTTTTTCGCGGACCGGTATTTTGGATTCGATGACGCGATTTACGCTTCCTGCCGCCTTCTTGAAATTCTGGTGTCGGGAAAAAAGCCGCTTTCTTCTCTCCTTTCGGATGTTCCAAAAACCTTTGCGACTCCGGAAATTCGCGTAGATTGCCCTGATTCCCTGAAGTTTAAAATTGTCGATCGATTAAAACAAAAGCTGGCGCCTCTTTATAAAGTTTACGATGTCGATGGCGTCCGGGTGTTATTTGACGACGGCTGGGGACTGGTCAGAGCTTCAAATACCCAGCCTGTTCTCGTCTTGCGGTTTGAGGCGACCACGGAAAAAAGGTTAAAAGAGATTCAAGCAGAAATTGAAGGCGTATTAGACGAGGTCAAAAAAAACTTTTAA
- a CDS encoding mannose-1-phosphate guanylyltransferase/mannose-6-phosphate isomerase yields the protein MTQKTDFSHAYAVILAGGVGTRFWPISRELYPKQLLKIGGETSLIQQSIVRIQRLIPQSQISIVTNIRHHESIRQELGLIHHQKTNFKEVRFLLEPEGKNTAPAIGLAALSLRRKDPDAVMMILTADHVIKDEDEFLNNTQQALEIAEMGYLVTFGIFPTRPETGFGYIKISEKSSSKIKNGFLIERFVEKPERARAEEYLSKGGYFWNGGIFAWKAEVILNEIEKFLPELYKNLIEIEPFLEKPEEKEVIKTVYEKINGISIDYGVLEKSKKGVMLPAKMGWTDVGSWSSLDEVLPKDENKNIILGNVIDIRSKNSIIYGDKRLLATIGLEDMVVVDTADATLVCHKKHAQEVKQVVEEIKKKKSEEHLIHTTVNRPWGSYTVLEKNERYKIKRLLIHPGAKLSLQMHRHRSEHWVVVSGTAKVTCGEKVYEIHTNESTYIPMSTSHRLENPGKVPLQIIEVQNGEYLGEDDIVRFDDAYGRTSEP from the coding sequence ATGACCCAAAAAACCGATTTTTCACATGCTTACGCGGTGATTCTTGCTGGCGGTGTGGGTACCCGCTTTTGGCCGATCAGCAGAGAGCTTTACCCAAAGCAACTTTTAAAAATCGGCGGTGAAACTTCTCTGATCCAGCAGTCGATTGTCAGGATTCAGCGCTTAATTCCACAGAGTCAGATTTCCATTGTAACCAATATCCGTCATCATGAAAGTATCCGCCAGGAACTCGGGTTAATCCATCATCAAAAAACGAACTTTAAAGAGGTCCGTTTTTTGTTGGAACCGGAAGGAAAAAATACCGCTCCGGCAATTGGTCTTGCGGCCCTGTCTCTTCGCCGTAAAGACCCTGACGCCGTGATGATGATCTTAACGGCCGATCATGTGATAAAGGATGAAGATGAGTTTTTAAATAACACTCAACAAGCCCTCGAAATCGCGGAAATGGGGTACCTTGTCACATTTGGAATTTTTCCGACACGGCCTGAGACCGGCTTTGGGTATATTAAGATTTCAGAAAAATCATCGTCCAAAATTAAAAATGGGTTTTTAATCGAGAGGTTTGTTGAAAAACCTGAACGCGCCCGCGCCGAGGAGTATCTTTCTAAAGGAGGATATTTTTGGAACGGCGGCATTTTTGCGTGGAAAGCGGAAGTCATTTTAAATGAAATTGAAAAGTTCCTTCCCGAATTATATAAAAATTTAATCGAAATCGAACCCTTTTTGGAAAAACCTGAAGAGAAAGAAGTTATCAAGACGGTCTATGAAAAGATCAACGGAATATCAATCGACTACGGCGTTCTTGAAAAATCAAAAAAGGGGGTCATGCTTCCGGCAAAAATGGGATGGACCGATGTGGGAAGCTGGAGTTCTCTCGATGAGGTTCTTCCGAAGGATGAGAATAAAAATATTATCTTGGGAAATGTGATTGATATTCGGAGTAAAAACTCCATCATTTACGGAGATAAAAGACTGCTGGCCACGATCGGGTTAGAGGATATGGTTGTTGTGGATACCGCTGACGCAACCCTGGTGTGTCATAAAAAACATGCCCAGGAGGTCAAACAGGTTGTCGAAGAGATCAAAAAGAAAAAATCAGAAGAACACCTGATTCATACGACGGTGAATCGTCCCTGGGGATCTTATACCGTTCTCGAAAAAAATGAGCGCTATAAGATCAAGAGGCTCCTGATTCATCCGGGAGCCAAACTTAGCCTTCAGATGCACCGCCATCGGAGTGAACATTGGGTCGTCGTGTCAGGAACGGCAAAAGTGACCTGTGGAGAAAAAGTTTACGAAATTCATACCAATGAAAGCACCTACATTCCGATGTCAACCTCCCATCGCCTGGAAAACCCCGGAAAGGTCCCCCTTCAGATTATAGAAGTTCAAAACGGGGAATATCTGGGAGAGGATGATATCGTAAGGTTTGATGATGCCTACGGAAGAACTAGCGAACCGTAG
- a CDS encoding glycosyltransferase family 4 protein: MKPIRILLIISTKGWGGTEAYVSLLSKGLIENGIQVWVGCQKNGQIAKSLGKTPHLYINPSPLFFLWTLLKVIFFILFRRIDLIHANSGKDYWLVFLAGLLTFRKVVLTRHLMSPFSRHTKALARLKAKKIIAPARVTLDVLDKSGIPKEKLSLIYNGIDPAPFQIPHGKFNALYRLPEKAFVTGMISNIHYPKGKGHFTLIDSISELKARIPNSYWMIGGAGPLLPELIKSVKKLNVEDRVIFTGNLTPYQVPHVLSCMDLFVLLSYDQEGGCPLSIMEAMAAGLPVIASSIGGNTEIVEPDKTGYLILPEDTGSLIKHSIFLYENPEIRKRLGETGKKKIITSFNYKRMAEETDRLYRKALVQ; encoded by the coding sequence ATGAAACCCATAAGAATTTTACTGATCATTTCGACGAAGGGATGGGGAGGAACCGAGGCCTACGTTTCACTTCTCTCGAAAGGGTTGATCGAAAACGGAATTCAGGTCTGGGTGGGTTGCCAAAAAAACGGCCAGATCGCAAAATCTTTAGGCAAAACCCCGCACCTTTATATTAACCCCTCCCCGCTATTTTTTTTATGGACCCTTCTGAAAGTCATCTTTTTTATTTTATTCCGACGAATTGACCTGATCCACGCGAACAGCGGAAAAGATTACTGGCTGGTTTTCCTTGCGGGTCTTTTAACCTTCAGAAAGGTCGTTTTAACCCGTCACTTAATGTCTCCTTTTTCCAGGCACACTAAAGCTTTAGCGCGATTAAAAGCTAAAAAAATCATCGCTCCAGCCCGCGTTACCTTAGATGTCTTAGACAAGTCAGGCATTCCAAAAGAAAAGCTTTCTTTGATTTACAACGGAATAGATCCTGCCCCTTTTCAAATTCCTCATGGAAAGTTTAACGCCTTATACAGACTTCCGGAAAAAGCGTTTGTAACCGGCATGATCAGCAATATTCATTACCCGAAGGGGAAAGGCCATTTTACCCTCATTGACTCAATTTCCGAGTTAAAGGCGAGGATTCCCAATTCCTACTGGATGATCGGAGGGGCCGGACCGCTTCTACCGGAGTTAATAAAATCTGTAAAAAAATTAAACGTTGAAGACCGTGTCATTTTCACCGGAAATTTAACGCCTTATCAGGTCCCTCATGTCTTATCCTGCATGGACCTTTTTGTCTTACTCTCCTATGATCAGGAAGGAGGGTGTCCCTTATCTATTATGGAGGCCATGGCCGCAGGTTTGCCTGTCATTGCCAGCTCCATCGGAGGAAATACGGAAATTGTCGAACCTGACAAAACCGGATACTTAATCCTTCCCGAAGACACGGGAAGTTTAATTAAACATTCCATTTTTTTATATGAAAACCCGGAAATCAGAAAAAGACTTGGAGAAACAGGAAAAAAAAAGATTATAACTTCTTTTAATTATAAAAGGATGGCAGAAGAGACTGACCGGCTTTATCGAAAGGCCCTTGTTCAATAG
- a CDS encoding PIG-L family deacetylase, with the protein MKIWNKIKNWRQPRLYWKNIFKYYADQFSFQKSSVKIIKPGQEKSVLVLCPHIDDDVIGLGGTLYQYRQLGVPVTVIYFTTENERRKKEGESIRDFLGYKETKFYDFQPEQLSHYPDISALLESFLKKNSFDVIYTPFHLDRHKDHIALALHLAKALERIPELNAEIRCYEVWSPLFPNQIVDISDVVEFKRKGILICQSQMESVNYVDLALSLNRYRGITSTREKQMAYAEAFYSCTPYAYLKLLKIENPEK; encoded by the coding sequence ATGAAGATATGGAATAAGATAAAGAACTGGAGACAACCCCGTCTCTACTGGAAAAACATCTTTAAATATTATGCAGACCAGTTTTCATTCCAAAAATCCTCTGTAAAAATAATAAAACCGGGTCAGGAAAAATCTGTTCTTGTTCTTTGTCCGCATATCGACGATGATGTGATTGGCCTTGGAGGTACTTTATACCAATACCGCCAACTGGGAGTTCCTGTGACTGTTATTTACTTTACAACGGAGAATGAAAGGAGAAAAAAGGAGGGAGAATCAATCAGGGACTTTCTGGGTTATAAGGAAACAAAATTTTACGATTTTCAGCCTGAACAGCTATCCCATTACCCTGATATATCGGCACTCCTTGAGTCATTCTTAAAAAAGAATTCATTTGATGTTATTTATACCCCCTTTCATCTCGACCGGCATAAAGATCATATTGCCCTCGCTCTCCATCTAGCCAAGGCGCTTGAAAGAATTCCGGAATTAAACGCTGAAATTAGATGTTACGAGGTCTGGTCCCCCCTCTTTCCGAATCAAATCGTTGACATCAGTGATGTTGTTGAATTTAAAAGGAAGGGAATTTTAATCTGCCAGAGTCAGATGGAGTCGGTTAATTATGTCGACCTGGCCCTCTCTTTAAACCGTTATCGGGGGATTACTTCCACCCGGGAAAAACAGATGGCGTATGCCGAAGCGTTTTATTCCTGCACTCCTTATGCTTATCTCAAACTTCTAAAAATAGAAAACCCCGAAAAATAA
- a CDS encoding PIN domain-containing protein gives MQKNLKNFEGKEAIFVDANIFLHHAFDSNSVSIDFLNKVELFNLKVYTSALVLEEVSFKLLMQSASNFLHKVTMPGVKTLLRDSKKRKEILHPVEEYMRYILLLKESGMGIIELKDSDIIGAVQQARAYGLITADAAHLAVMERKGIHHIATADNDFKAIPSLCLWTPLA, from the coding sequence ATGCAGAAAAATCTTAAAAACTTTGAAGGGAAAGAGGCTATTTTTGTTGATGCCAATATTTTTTTGCACCATGCCTTTGATAGTAACTCTGTCTCGATAGATTTCTTAAACAAGGTAGAATTGTTTAATCTTAAAGTATACACATCTGCCCTGGTGCTTGAGGAAGTCTCTTTCAAGCTTCTGATGCAGTCCGCGTCTAATTTTCTCCATAAGGTTACTATGCCGGGCGTAAAAACGCTTTTACGGGATAGTAAAAAAAGAAAAGAGATTCTTCATCCTGTTGAAGAGTATATGCGCTATATCTTACTGCTTAAAGAATCTGGTATGGGAATTATTGAACTGAAAGACAGTGATATAATCGGAGCCGTTCAACAGGCGCGGGCTTATGGACTTATTACAGCGGATGCCGCTCATCTTGCGGTGATGGAAAGAAAAGGCATACATCACATTGCTACAGCCGATAATGATTTTAAAGCAATACCCTCCCTATGTCTATGGACGCCTCTTGCATAA
- a CDS encoding AbrB/MazE/SpoVT family DNA-binding domain-containing protein has product MPTAQILAKGQIVIPKELREKAHLSQGDKVDVRWTKKGIVISPIRKTHTLAFRGIVKGKLSLDDLESLDAEKS; this is encoded by the coding sequence ATGCCGACAGCTCAGATTTTGGCAAAGGGACAGATCGTGATTCCGAAAGAGTTAAGGGAAAAGGCTCACCTCTCTCAAGGCGATAAGGTAGATGTCAGGTGGACCAAGAAAGGGATTGTCATTTCACCGATAAGGAAAACTCATACTTTGGCGTTTAGAGGTATTGTTAAGGGGAAACTTTCATTGGACGATTTGGAAAGTCTAGATGCAGAAAAATCTTAA
- a CDS encoding methyltransferase domain-containing protein — translation MKTLPFFKRPYLAKRILDIGSGHDPFKGVTHLMDIDLHQGHERGGNEICAPGGTNLIAGDVQAIPFKSKCFDFVYASHILEHVSLPETACQEIMRVGVAGYIETPSPFLEQGLALASEGTNEQWFHKWFVFLNPDGMLVFEPKTMETVQEFCSCSDGQFMKDLFEILNFNEAQHFFKRKAKTTFLYWNSLFRYEVRNRTVDCKREEKTCRFRGMKEAVLASCNDFFRAGRIFRLRRKFPDCKTVFRKHGHRTAFIY, via the coding sequence ATGAAAACTCTTCCGTTTTTTAAACGACCTTACCTGGCAAAAAGGATCCTTGACATTGGATCGGGCCACGATCCTTTTAAAGGGGTAACGCATCTTATGGATATTGATCTACACCAGGGGCATGAGCGTGGTGGAAACGAGATATGCGCGCCCGGAGGAACAAATTTAATTGCCGGTGACGTGCAGGCTATCCCGTTTAAATCAAAGTGTTTTGATTTTGTATACGCTTCCCATATCTTAGAACACGTGAGTTTGCCTGAAACGGCATGCCAGGAAATCATGAGGGTTGGCGTAGCTGGCTACATTGAAACGCCAAGTCCGTTTCTTGAACAAGGGCTAGCCCTGGCGTCGGAGGGCACAAATGAACAGTGGTTTCATAAGTGGTTTGTGTTTTTGAATCCAGACGGAATGCTTGTGTTTGAACCTAAGACGATGGAGACGGTTCAAGAATTCTGTTCGTGTTCAGACGGTCAATTTATGAAAGACTTGTTTGAAATATTAAATTTCAATGAAGCCCAGCATTTCTTCAAAAGGAAAGCCAAAACGACATTCCTGTACTGGAATTCTTTATTTCGTTACGAGGTCCGGAACCGGACGGTGGACTGCAAAAGGGAGGAAAAAACATGCAGGTTTAGGGGCATGAAAGAGGCTGTTCTCGCAAGTTGCAATGATTTTTTTCGCGCGGGTCGTATTTTTCGGTTAAGAAGAAAATTCCCTGATTGCAAAACTGTTTTTCGAAAACACGGGCATAGAACCGCCTTTATTTACTAA
- a CDS encoding glycosyltransferase family 4 protein yields MKIGIDVSPIFRQRGGVGTYTLHLTEQLLRFKTDHAFFLFSTEPPNDSIHFLKKPDVHVIHGSKPYLRYRIWKEKIDIVHGPNFRLPGKGTRGNVITIHDLALVKYPEFGKKRFGSGLAFWRTRKRALSADRIVADSQNTLEDIVRFTGSPREKIKVIHLGVDPFYRPEHHQEAFFKIRQKFKFEKEKYVLFAGTIEPRKNVKTLVQAFAKKENIRKTHCLVLAGGAGWKYDELKELILKEKLGKEICVTGYISNDELRILYSHASCFVFPSIYEGFGMPPLEAMACGTPVICSNVSSLPEVVGEAAITLDPFDVDGFSDSIEKIINNKNLRKEMIEKGYQRVKQFSWEETARKTLRVYEDLFLNG; encoded by the coding sequence ATGAAAATTGGAATAGATGTCAGCCCCATTTTTCGCCAACGGGGCGGCGTTGGTACGTACACCCTTCATTTAACAGAACAGCTTTTAAGGTTTAAGACAGACCACGCCTTTTTTCTTTTTTCGACGGAGCCGCCGAATGATTCCATTCACTTTTTAAAAAAGCCTGATGTCCATGTTATTCATGGCAGTAAACCCTACCTTCGGTATCGAATCTGGAAAGAGAAAATTGATATCGTTCACGGACCGAATTTTCGTCTTCCTGGAAAAGGAACCCGGGGAAATGTGATCACGATCCATGACCTGGCGCTTGTAAAATACCCGGAATTTGGAAAAAAAAGGTTTGGTTCCGGACTTGCTTTTTGGAGAACCCGGAAAAGAGCTTTGTCGGCGGACCGGATCGTGGCGGATTCTCAAAATACGCTTGAAGATATTGTTCGGTTTACCGGGTCACCGCGTGAAAAAATAAAAGTGATTCATTTAGGTGTTGATCCTTTTTACCGTCCGGAACATCATCAGGAGGCTTTTTTTAAGATTAGACAGAAATTTAAATTTGAAAAAGAAAAATATGTCTTATTCGCCGGTACGATTGAGCCCCGGAAAAATGTCAAGACCCTGGTTCAAGCGTTTGCGAAAAAAGAAAATATTCGAAAGACCCACTGCCTTGTTTTGGCCGGCGGAGCCGGGTGGAAATATGACGAACTTAAAGAGCTGATTTTAAAAGAAAAATTAGGCAAGGAAATTTGTGTTACGGGTTATATTTCAAATGACGAGTTAAGAATTTTATATTCCCATGCCTCCTGTTTTGTTTTCCCGTCCATTTATGAAGGCTTCGGAATGCCGCCTCTCGAAGCGATGGCCTGCGGCACCCCTGTGATTTGTTCGAATGTTTCATCTCTTCCGGAAGTTGTCGGAGAGGCCGCGATAACATTGGATCCTTTTGATGTGGACGGATTTTCCGATAGCATTGAAAAAATAATAAATAATAAAAATCTCCGAAAGGAAATGATTGAAAAGGGGTATCAGAGGGTCAAGCAATTTTCCTGGGAAGAAACAGCGAGAAAGACACTGCGGGTTTATGAAGATCTTTTTTTGAATGGATAA